The following are from one region of the Amycolatopsis sp. QT-25 genome:
- the glmU gene encoding bifunctional UDP-N-acetylglucosamine diphosphorylase/glucosamine-1-phosphate N-acetyltransferase GlmU, whose translation MTGPLSTLILAAGEGTRMRSSTPKVLHPIAGRPLVEHAVRAAAGLSPDHLVVVVGHGRDSVGARLAKVGEALGREVVTAVQEEQKGTGHAVSCALSALPAGLTGTVVVSYGDVPLLDTETLSSLVAEHTSTGDAVTVLTAMVEDPTGYGRIVRDENGVVTSIVEQKDATPEQREIAEINSGVYAFDAAILVDGLSRLSTDNAQGELYLTDVLGIARGDGKGVGALVIDDPWVTEGVNDRVQLSVLGAELNRRIVRGWQRAGVTVVDPASTWIEAGVTLSRDVVIEPGVQLKGSTSVGEGALIGPDSTLENVSVGAGASVVRTHGSDSELGDGVKVGPFTYLRPGSKLGTKGKLGAFVETKNADIGAGTKVPHLTYVGDATIGENSNIGCSSVFVNYDGVNKHHTTIGSHVRLGADNTFVAPVTIGDGAYSGAGTVIRQDVPPGALAVSTGPQRNIEDWVPRRRPGTPAAEAASAAKQDTTAVSDSNKGNDGESPA comes from the coding sequence GTGACCGGCCCGCTGAGCACGTTGATCCTCGCCGCGGGTGAGGGCACCCGCATGCGCTCGTCCACCCCGAAGGTGCTGCACCCGATCGCCGGCCGCCCCTTGGTCGAGCACGCGGTCCGGGCCGCGGCGGGACTGAGCCCGGACCATCTGGTCGTGGTCGTCGGCCACGGTCGCGACTCGGTCGGCGCGCGGCTGGCGAAGGTCGGCGAGGCACTCGGCCGCGAGGTCGTCACAGCCGTCCAGGAAGAACAAAAGGGGACCGGGCACGCCGTCTCGTGCGCGCTCTCGGCACTACCGGCCGGACTGACCGGCACCGTCGTCGTCAGCTACGGCGACGTCCCGCTGCTCGACACCGAAACGCTGTCTTCCCTGGTCGCCGAGCACACCTCCACCGGCGACGCGGTCACCGTGCTGACCGCGATGGTCGAGGACCCGACCGGCTACGGCCGCATCGTCCGCGACGAGAACGGCGTCGTCACCTCGATCGTCGAGCAGAAGGACGCCACCCCCGAACAGCGCGAAATCGCCGAAATCAACTCCGGCGTCTACGCCTTCGACGCCGCGATCCTGGTCGACGGGCTCTCGAGGCTTTCGACGGACAACGCGCAGGGCGAGCTCTACCTCACCGACGTCCTCGGCATCGCCCGCGGTGACGGCAAGGGCGTCGGCGCGCTGGTCATCGACGACCCGTGGGTGACCGAAGGGGTCAACGATCGCGTGCAGCTCTCCGTCCTCGGCGCCGAATTGAACCGCCGCATCGTCCGCGGCTGGCAGCGCGCGGGCGTCACCGTCGTCGACCCGGCGAGCACCTGGATCGAGGCGGGCGTGACCCTGTCGCGCGACGTCGTCATCGAGCCCGGCGTACAGCTGAAGGGTTCGACGTCGGTCGGCGAGGGCGCGCTGATCGGCCCGGACAGCACCCTGGAGAACGTGTCCGTCGGCGCGGGAGCGTCGGTGGTGCGGACGCACGGTTCGGATTCGGAATTGGGCGACGGCGTGAAGGTCGGCCCGTTCACCTACCTGCGCCCCGGTTCCAAACTGGGGACCAAGGGCAAACTCGGCGCGTTCGTCGAAACGAAGAACGCCGACATCGGCGCCGGGACGAAGGTTCCGCACCTGACCTACGTCGGCGACGCGACCATCGGCGAGAACAGCAACATCGGGTGTTCCAGCGTCTTCGTCAACTACGACGGCGTGAACAAGCACCACACCACGATCGGCTCCCACGTGCGGCTCGGCGCGGACAACACGTTCGTCGCCCCGGTGACCATCGGTGACGGTGCCTACAGTGGTGCGGGCACCGTGATCAGGCAAGACGTGCCCCCGGGCGCGCTCGCCGTGTCCACCGGGCCGCAACGCAACATCGAGGACTGGGTGCCCCGGCGCAGGCCGGGCACACCCGCGGCGGAAGCAGCTTCCGCCGCGAAGCAGGACACCACCGCCGTGTCCGATTCGAACAAGGGAAACGACGGGGAGTCGCCAGCATGA
- a CDS encoding ribose-phosphate diphosphokinase yields the protein MSSKSGTPKKNLMLFSGRAHPELAEEVAKHLNVSVVPQTAHNFANGEIFVRFNESVRGTDAFVIQSHPAPINEWVMEQLIMVDALKRASAKRITVIMPFYPYARQDKKHKGREPISARLIADLFKTAGTDRIMTVDLHTAQIQGFFDGPVDHLLAQNVLAAHINKTYQNENITVVSPDSGRVRLAEKWAAQLGDRPIAFIHKTRDPDKPNQAVANRVVGKVRGRLCVLIDDMIDTGGTIVKATEALLDEGAADVVIASTHGILSDPATERLSNCKAREVIVTNTLPIPEAKRFPGLTVLSIAPLLAQAIQQVFEDGSVTSLFDGNA from the coding sequence ATGAGCTCGAAGTCCGGAACACCGAAGAAGAACCTGATGCTCTTCTCCGGGCGCGCACATCCGGAACTAGCGGAAGAGGTCGCCAAGCACCTCAACGTGTCGGTCGTTCCGCAGACCGCGCACAACTTCGCCAACGGGGAGATCTTCGTCCGGTTCAACGAATCGGTGCGCGGGACCGACGCGTTCGTGATCCAGAGCCACCCGGCGCCCATCAACGAGTGGGTGATGGAGCAGCTGATCATGGTGGACGCCCTCAAGCGCGCGAGCGCCAAGCGGATCACCGTGATCATGCCGTTCTACCCCTACGCGCGGCAGGACAAGAAGCACAAGGGCCGCGAGCCGATCTCCGCGCGCCTGATCGCGGACCTGTTCAAGACCGCGGGCACCGACCGGATCATGACGGTCGACCTGCACACCGCGCAGATCCAGGGCTTCTTCGACGGCCCCGTCGACCACCTGCTCGCGCAGAACGTGCTGGCCGCGCACATCAACAAGACCTACCAGAACGAGAACATCACCGTCGTCTCGCCGGACTCGGGCCGGGTGCGGCTCGCCGAGAAGTGGGCGGCGCAGCTGGGTGACCGGCCGATCGCCTTCATCCACAAGACCCGTGACCCGGACAAGCCGAACCAGGCCGTCGCCAACCGCGTCGTCGGCAAGGTCCGCGGCCGGCTTTGCGTGCTGATCGACGACATGATCGACACCGGCGGCACGATCGTGAAGGCCACCGAGGCCCTGCTCGACGAAGGCGCGGCCGACGTCGTCATCGCCTCGACCCACGGCATCCTGTCCGACCCCGCCACCGAGCGGCTGTCGAACTGCAAGGCGCGCGAGGTGATCGTCACCAACACGCTGCCGATCCCGGAGGCGAAGCGGTTCCCGGGCCTGACCGTGCTGTCCATCGCGCCGCTGCTGGCGCAGGCCATCCAGCAGGTCTTCGAGGACGGGTCGGTCACGTCCCTCTTCGACGGCAACGCCTGA
- a CDS encoding GGDEF domain-containing protein, translating into MRLTEDATTSGRRPALAEMSDAWLHGRARELGAAIQRVSFAEQLDIVTSLDELLDETQRRGEPLLVAQLLRYSAMARLVTRGLAAEAEPRLDEMLAHTRRHGLALMRADAHAMRGRRLVIAKQEDAALTEIARALAILDDSAVPDRQVGRRNWDRMLSTTLVDCWLVLNQLGVYEAAEEAIARAAQAIRDSASPHEIALQLINRVKMLLGWGLRLERIERYDEGADKFRTAASMAQAAEGPFTESLFPRKAGVPAIDQVGVLAAAAALASPDSSHIERLGSLLHPELVFPHEREIIAIALARCLDNEGRREDALQVLKDVREDNEEGSLPSMRLNLARELARLDTTPDYASGASQSLIDYATILETEMWSLRESQIATLNARREHERLSAEHGAITQQALQDPLTGLPNRRALDEKLRSLASSADAQPLAVALVDLDGFKDVNDKQSHAEGDNVLRVIASTLRDALRGDDVVARYGGDEFIVLLPGAPASAAKQALGRSVNAVASLPHHLSHGVTLSVGLVSLRPQERAEQVLARADAAMYQAKRGGGNQVSSVNSMAIDPTTGWPGEDAPTDPAWDAGQPT; encoded by the coding sequence GTGCGGCTGACCGAGGACGCGACGACCAGCGGCAGGCGGCCGGCGCTTGCGGAGATGTCCGACGCCTGGCTTCATGGCCGCGCGCGCGAACTCGGGGCGGCCATCCAGCGCGTCAGCTTCGCCGAACAGCTGGACATCGTCACCAGCCTCGACGAACTCCTCGACGAGACGCAGCGCCGCGGTGAGCCCTTGCTGGTCGCCCAGCTGTTGCGTTACTCGGCGATGGCGAGGCTGGTCACCCGCGGTCTCGCCGCCGAAGCCGAACCCAGGCTCGACGAGATGCTCGCGCACACCAGGCGGCACGGTCTCGCGTTGATGCGGGCCGACGCGCACGCCATGCGCGGCCGCCGTCTGGTGATCGCCAAACAGGAGGACGCCGCCCTCACCGAGATCGCCAGGGCACTGGCCATCCTCGACGACTCCGCCGTCCCCGATCGCCAGGTCGGCAGGCGCAACTGGGACCGGATGCTCTCCACGACCCTGGTCGACTGCTGGCTGGTGCTGAACCAGCTGGGCGTCTACGAGGCGGCCGAGGAGGCCATCGCCCGCGCCGCGCAGGCGATCCGGGACAGCGCGAGCCCGCACGAGATCGCGCTCCAGCTGATCAACCGGGTCAAGATGCTGCTGGGCTGGGGCCTGCGGCTCGAACGCATCGAGCGCTACGACGAAGGAGCGGACAAGTTCCGCACCGCGGCGTCGATGGCGCAGGCGGCCGAAGGCCCGTTCACCGAGTCGCTGTTCCCGCGCAAGGCCGGGGTGCCCGCGATCGACCAGGTCGGCGTCCTCGCCGCGGCGGCCGCGCTGGCCTCCCCCGATTCCTCCCATATCGAGCGGTTGGGCTCGTTGCTGCATCCGGAACTGGTGTTCCCGCACGAACGCGAGATCATCGCCATCGCGCTGGCCCGTTGCCTGGACAACGAGGGTCGCCGCGAAGACGCGCTGCAGGTGCTCAAGGACGTTCGCGAGGACAACGAAGAAGGCTCGCTGCCGTCGATGCGGTTGAACCTCGCCCGCGAGCTGGCCAGGCTCGACACCACCCCGGACTACGCGTCCGGGGCGAGCCAGTCGCTGATCGACTACGCGACCATCCTGGAAACGGAGATGTGGTCGCTGCGGGAATCCCAGATCGCCACGCTCAACGCGCGCCGGGAGCACGAACGCCTGTCCGCCGAGCACGGCGCGATCACCCAGCAGGCATTGCAGGATCCGCTCACCGGGCTGCCGAACCGGCGCGCGCTCGACGAAAAGCTGCGGTCGCTGGCGTCGTCCGCCGACGCCCAGCCGCTCGCGGTCGCGCTGGTCGACCTCGACGGATTCAAGGACGTGAACGACAAGCAGTCGCACGCCGAGGGGGACAACGTGCTCCGTGTCATCGCGAGCACGCTGCGCGACGCCCTGCGCGGCGACGACGTCGTCGCCCGCTACGGCGGAGACGAGTTCATCGTGCTTCTACCTGGGGCTCCGGCCTCGGCGGCGAAGCAGGCGCTCGGTCGTTCTGTGAATGCCGTCGCATCTCTGCCGCACCACCTTTCGCACGGCGTCACCCTCTCCGTCGGGCTCGTTTCGCTTCGGCCGCAGGAGCGGGCCGAACAGGTCCTGGCACGCGCCGATGCGGCCATGTACCAGGCGAAACGCGGTGGCGGGAACCAGGTCTCGTCGGTGAACTCGATGGCCATCGATCCGACGACCGGATGGCCCGGTGAGGATGCTCCGACCGACCCCGCGTGGGACGCCGGGCAGCCCACGTAG
- a CDS encoding acyl-CoA desaturase, with protein sequence MTATLDRSQKPAKGPKPVIEGHRSSGVQLSVYLGVVFPLAALLAAVPFAWGWGLTWVDVGLFVVFYAISGLGITVSYHRYFTHGSFKAKPWLRVAMAIAGSMAVQGPVITWVADHRRHHAFSDRDGDPHSPWLFGTTPVAIAKGFWHAHMGWLFDRDQTNAERFAPDLVKDPAIKKVDDLFWLWSLLTLVLPAILGGLITWSFWGAVTAFFWAGLVRVCVLHHVTWSVNSVCHMIGERPFAARDKSANFWPLAIFSFGESWHNLHHADPTSARHGVQRGQIDISARLIWMFEKFGWAYDVRWPTPQRLARIAAESK encoded by the coding sequence ATGACGGCTACCCTGGACCGTTCCCAGAAGCCCGCGAAGGGCCCCAAGCCGGTAATCGAAGGACATCGATCGAGTGGCGTTCAGCTCTCGGTGTACCTCGGGGTCGTCTTCCCGCTCGCCGCGCTGCTCGCGGCCGTCCCGTTCGCCTGGGGCTGGGGACTGACTTGGGTCGATGTCGGCCTGTTCGTGGTCTTCTACGCGATCAGCGGACTCGGTATCACCGTTTCGTACCACCGCTACTTCACGCACGGCTCGTTCAAGGCCAAGCCGTGGCTGCGCGTCGCGATGGCGATCGCCGGCAGCATGGCCGTCCAGGGCCCCGTGATCACCTGGGTCGCCGACCACCGGCGCCACCACGCCTTCTCCGACCGCGACGGCGACCCGCATTCGCCGTGGCTGTTCGGCACCACTCCGGTCGCCATCGCCAAGGGTTTCTGGCACGCGCACATGGGCTGGCTGTTCGACCGCGACCAGACCAACGCGGAGCGGTTCGCGCCGGACCTGGTGAAGGACCCGGCCATCAAGAAGGTCGACGACCTGTTCTGGCTGTGGAGCCTGCTCACCCTGGTGCTGCCCGCGATCCTCGGTGGACTGATCACCTGGTCGTTCTGGGGCGCGGTGACCGCCTTCTTCTGGGCCGGGCTGGTGCGCGTCTGCGTGCTGCACCACGTGACCTGGTCGGTCAACTCGGTGTGCCACATGATCGGTGAGCGCCCGTTCGCCGCCCGCGACAAGTCGGCCAACTTCTGGCCGCTGGCGATCTTCTCCTTCGGCGAGTCGTGGCACAACCTGCACCACGCCGACCCGACCTCGGCACGGCACGGTGTGCAGCGCGGCCAGATCGACATCTCCGCGCGGCTCATCTGGATGTTCGAGAAGTTCGGCTGGGCCTACGACGTGCGCTGGCCGACTCCACAGCGCCTCGCGCGCATCGCCGCTGAAAGCAAATAG
- a CDS encoding NAD(P)H-binding protein, which produces MAKLVVFGGTGYAGGKIVEEARGRGYEVLAVSRNAEGEGTRAGSLYDEAFLADVAKGADVLVIAVHGQSGLLDAVPSIAQIAKDNGARIGVVGGAGSLRVAEGGPRLIDTPEFPDEYKGEAGAHAEVLEAFRKLPEDVDWFYLSPAAEFGAWAEGQRTGEFRLGGDVLLADENGNSKIGGTDYAIAFVDEIDKPEHRRQRFCVAY; this is translated from the coding sequence ATGGCGAAGTTGGTTGTTTTCGGAGGAACCGGATACGCGGGCGGGAAGATCGTGGAGGAGGCTCGTGGCCGCGGTTACGAGGTCCTGGCGGTGTCGAGGAACGCCGAAGGCGAGGGGACCCGGGCGGGGTCACTCTACGACGAGGCCTTCCTCGCCGATGTCGCCAAGGGCGCCGACGTCTTGGTCATCGCGGTGCACGGGCAGAGCGGTCTGCTCGACGCGGTGCCCTCGATCGCGCAGATCGCGAAGGACAACGGTGCGCGGATCGGCGTGGTCGGCGGGGCGGGCAGCCTGCGCGTGGCCGAGGGCGGGCCGCGACTGATCGACACCCCCGAGTTCCCGGACGAGTACAAGGGTGAAGCCGGGGCGCACGCCGAGGTGCTGGAAGCTTTCCGGAAGCTTCCCGAGGACGTCGATTGGTTCTACCTCAGCCCGGCCGCGGAGTTCGGCGCGTGGGCCGAAGGCCAGCGGACCGGTGAGTTCCGGCTCGGCGGTGACGTGCTCCTCGCCGACGAGAACGGGAATTCGAAGATCGGCGGCACCGATTACGCGATCGCGTTCGTCGACGAGATCGACAAGCCGGAACACCGCCGTCAGCGGTTCTGCGTCGCTTACTGA
- a CDS encoding TetR/AcrR family transcriptional regulator: MTGTERRQQLLNVARALFAEKGFEGTSVEEIAHRANVSKPVVYEHFGGKEGIYAVVVDRETQLLLDRMVSTLHGGHPRVMLEQAAIALLSYVEDSHDGFRILVRDSPVASSTGTFSTVLNDIASQVEHILAQQFAARGYDEKLAALYAQALVGMVALTGQWWLDARKPKRDEVAAHLVNLAWNGLSNLEHKPKLRLY, from the coding sequence ATGACAGGGACCGAGCGCAGGCAGCAACTGCTCAACGTCGCCAGGGCCCTGTTCGCGGAGAAGGGTTTCGAGGGCACGTCCGTCGAGGAGATCGCGCACCGCGCGAACGTCTCCAAACCGGTGGTGTACGAACATTTCGGCGGCAAGGAAGGCATCTATGCCGTCGTCGTCGACCGCGAGACCCAACTGCTGCTCGACCGGATGGTCTCCACCCTCCACGGTGGACATCCGAGGGTGATGCTGGAGCAGGCGGCGATCGCGTTGCTCTCCTACGTCGAGGACTCGCACGACGGCTTCCGCATCCTGGTGCGGGATTCGCCGGTCGCGAGTTCGACGGGCACGTTCTCGACGGTGCTGAACGACATCGCCAGCCAGGTCGAGCACATCCTCGCGCAGCAGTTCGCCGCGCGGGGTTACGACGAGAAGCTGGCCGCGCTGTACGCGCAGGCGCTCGTCGGGATGGTCGCGTTGACCGGGCAATGGTGGCTCGACGCCCGGAAGCCGAAGCGCGACGAGGTCGCCGCGCATCTGGTCAACCTGGCGTGGAACGGTCTGTCCAATTTGGAACACAAACCGAAGCTGCGGTTGTACTGA
- a CDS encoding TIGR03621 family F420-dependent LLM class oxidoreductase: protein MGKFKFGVNLWGAENREHWVAKCRRVEALGFDVLSVPDHLGPGRNAPFPALTMAAAVTRRPRVGTLVTNMAFYNAALFAREVVTTVKMTGDRLDLGLGSGHMKSEFDRAGLPWTPAKERIEYLAQSLDHLREHFAEEEITPPPLLLAGNSDGVLSLAAREADIAGFAGLRQAPGKPPGTFRLDDAERMDERVAFFRSHTNGRAPELNMLVQRVVVTDDRRAAAEAWREEVKDQDGLDVDVLLETPQLLFGTVAEIVRQLQERRERYGFSYITVFEPMLEAFAPVVKELSGQ from the coding sequence ATGGGGAAATTCAAGTTCGGCGTGAACCTGTGGGGCGCCGAGAACCGCGAACACTGGGTCGCGAAGTGCCGCCGCGTCGAGGCCCTCGGATTCGATGTCCTCTCCGTGCCCGACCATCTCGGGCCAGGACGCAACGCGCCGTTCCCGGCGCTGACCATGGCCGCCGCCGTGACCCGACGGCCACGCGTCGGCACTCTCGTCACCAACATGGCCTTCTACAACGCCGCGCTCTTCGCACGCGAAGTCGTCACGACGGTGAAGATGACGGGCGACCGGCTGGACCTCGGCCTCGGCTCCGGTCATATGAAATCGGAATTCGACCGTGCCGGCCTGCCGTGGACTCCGGCGAAGGAACGGATCGAGTACCTCGCCCAAAGCCTGGACCACCTGCGCGAACACTTCGCTGAAGAAGAGATCACGCCCCCGCCGCTGCTCCTCGCGGGCAACAGCGATGGCGTGCTCTCCCTCGCCGCCCGCGAAGCCGACATCGCCGGCTTCGCGGGCCTTCGGCAAGCACCGGGAAAGCCGCCCGGCACCTTCCGACTCGACGACGCCGAGCGCATGGACGAACGCGTCGCCTTCTTCCGCTCGCACACGAACGGCCGGGCTCCCGAACTGAACATGCTCGTCCAGCGGGTCGTGGTCACGGACGACCGGCGCGCGGCCGCCGAGGCCTGGCGCGAAGAAGTCAAAGACCAGGACGGCCTCGACGTCGACGTCCTCCTCGAAACACCTCAACTGCTTTTCGGCACCGTCGCCGAAATCGTCCGCCAGCTCCAGGAGCGTCGCGAGCGGTACGGCTTCTCCTACATCACCGTGTTCGAACCGATGCTGGAAGCATTCGCGCCGGTCGTGAAGGAACTGTCCGGTCAGTAA